In Balaenoptera acutorostrata chromosome 3, mBalAcu1.1, whole genome shotgun sequence, the genomic stretch ttgaggtcatactggattagggtgggcctaaTCTGATGACTGGTGGGTAGGATATTTGGACATAGGCAAagaggagaacaccatgtgaggacagagacacacaggagaGAATACCATGTGAAGGTGGAGGCAGAAAGTGGAATGATGCATCTAAAAGCCAAGGTACACCAAGTGCCAGCGACCACCAGACACTGATTGAGAAGCATGGAACAGATGCTTCTCCATCAGAGCCTCCAGTAGGGACCAACCCTGTGGACACTTTGATCTCAACCTTCTATCCTCTAGCACTGACTGAGGGAAtaaattactgttattttaagccacctagATTGGGTTTTGTTTAGCTAGAAaaaggaaactaacacacataTCAGTACCTATACCTTTTTATATCAGTCAGCATAGACTCGGTTTTGTTGCAGTAACAAAAGGTTCTCTCCTCCGATTCTTAGAGGCTACAACAGCAAAGATatacttttcattcttcttctcacccacatgtcatcacagatAGCTGCCACTCCACACCATGTTACCTTCAAGCAACCTCTACCTGGAATATTGCCTCTATCTGGTCTGAGAAAAATGGAACATAGAGTCCAAACATTCAGAGATTTATGGGATTAGAAGATGAAATTGATTCTCATTTCCAACCTGTAAACTCTAATATTGAAAAGCCTTTAAGTGACAAAGTTCTAATCAACTCAAACCTGGAACAAGGAACAAATCAAGAATATGGCCGCCATGTTTTACTAAAACCTCTGAATCAATTAAGGTGGTTTACAGTAAATTATTTCAGTTAGACAAAATGGCACAGGCAAACTATGCATTGGTTCTTGAAGCTTCTGCCCCAGAGTGACTCACATCACTTCTACTCATGTCTCATTGGCCAGAGCAAGTCTGATGCCATTGTATGGGTATGTATAACCCATATATAGGAGGGGCAGTGAATCTTTTCAGAAATACTACAATCTTCCCACTCTTACAGAGGATTATCCTTTCAGTAGTCACTTTGAGAGGCTATTTTAGTAGTACAGTGATGTGGAAGATGTTTGGAGTGATTTCCAGAGCAAGCGTATGAGGTCACATAAGAAATTGACTCGTGACTTTCTGGTTTTTAACCCCCAGTGGCATTCCCCAGATGGATCATCATCCACCTAGTCCCCAGATGTGGTTACAAATAACTTTTAGTTTACTTCCCCAAATTAAATCCCCTCTCAAGTAGTGAAAATGTGCCACTGTCAAAGCTGATCAAAGGAAGGTACTCCAGAAGACTACCAACAAGGAGCTACAGAAGTGTTGTGAGAAGTGTTATGAAACTACAGCATCACTGAGATCACTGACCAGCCTCCCAGTGGGACTCCCTAAAGGGTGCAATGCTTGATTGAagtaatatatataatgtgtaataAATTATAACATACTAATATATTatcatacataatatatataaaatttaaaaatgcataacgTATAAGGTTATGAGTGTATGTATAAGTATATAATATCTCTGATGTGTttgttaaaaaaggaaatcaacatGGCTTTAGGCATCCCTAGCACAACTTCTGAAGCAGAGAGACACAACTACAGAATGATAATGATGGCCAGCCTATGTGGAAATCttcctatgttccaggcactaaaTGATTTATGTGAATTACCTCACTTAATCCTTGCAGCCAGGGCTGGGACTAGGACGAGGGAAGCAACCTACCTGGGGCACAGAATTTAAGGAGACACCCACTCTCAGGGCTGGACAAATACAAGGTTGATATTTGCATGACCCTGAACGCCTCCTTCAGTGTTGTACCCTCAGAGCCTCACCTCACCCTAATCCCGGACCTGCTTGTAACAGTCCTGTAAGGTCAAGATCATCAGCTCCTTTCttcgcagatgaggaaacagaggcttatgGGGGATGAGTATCTTGCTtcacttgaacccaggcagtttggaCACCCAGGCCTGAGCCTTGACTCGTTGCACCTGCATCAATGCCTTCGTCGACGCCCCATCTCaagttttggttgtttttgtcgTCTTTTCCAGGTGTCCAAGGCAGCTGCAGACTTGATGGCCTACTGTGAAGCGCATGCCAAGGAAGATCCCCTCCTGACGCCTGTTCCGGCTTCAGAGAACCCATTTAGGGAGAAGAAGTTTTTCTGTGCTATCCTTTAAGTCTTCAAGAGGAACCTGAGGAGCCTCGGGGCTCCAGGGACACTGATGTAGAGTTTTTAGCAAAGTGGGCGCCTTTCTAGTCCACAGCATTtaaagagagggaggagaaccATCCTGGAGACTCCAGGCTATGCATGTTTAAAGAACTGGTCCCCTTTATGAGAATGAGAGCTGATCCACACCCCGAGTTAAGAGATCTGATGTCTGCAGAATTGCCTGGAGGAGGGGAGTATGTAAAGATAAAATCGGTGTCATTTCTTTCCTGCTATCCCTCCCAAACCTTATGTTTCtgcttcatatttaaaaaataaaacagacagcTGTACTGAGCTCAGATATGTATGACCTTTTTGGAATGAATATTGCCTTTAGAATACCCTTTGATGAGCTGAGTCGTCCAGTGTAGGCGCGGTTCAGTTTAATGGCGTTGATGTTTCGTCtttgtgcctttctttttctttttcccttctcccctACCCCTCCTTCCACCCCTCCCCATTAGAGTAGTAAAGAGATTTGGGCTAGATTTGTCTGTAAGACTGAGCTCAAAGGATGAACACCCAAAGGGTTTAAGGAGATGTTCCCCGTGGTTTATCCTCAtggtaataa encodes the following:
- the GNG2 gene encoding guanine nucleotide-binding protein G(I)/G(S)/G(O) subunit gamma-2 isoform X2, which gives rise to MASNNTASIAQARKLVEQLKMEANIDRIKVSKAAADLMAYCEAHAKEDPLLTPVPASENPFREKKFFCAIL